Sequence from the Candidatus Paceibacterota bacterium genome:
ACTGATTGGATCAAAAATAGTGACTACCTGGTTCTTCATGAAGAAAGTTGGCCGGTAATGTTTAGGCGAGCCTTCTGGAAGGACAATGTGAAAGTGGATGGTCGGCTGGAAATCGAAAAGTTGCTGAAGGATCGATTCACGCTTGTCGGAACCGAAAAAAATGTGTATCCTCGAAAGTATACCGAGGGTAACGATGGTGGCACCCTCTTACTATATAAGAGAATCAAATGATCTCAGTTATTGTGCCGGTCTACAACGAGAAGGATAATGTCGGACCTCTGGTTAAAGAGCTGGTTTCAGTTGTCGGTAAAGAAACAAAGGATTTTGACATCATCATTGTCGATGATGGTTCAGCTGACAGCACTTACAATGAGTTAAAAAAGCTGGCGGAGACCGAGAAGCATTTGAAGGTTATAAAATTTAGCCGCAACTTCGGTCAAACCTCCGCTTTTGCGGCCGGCATCGAGGCGTCGAAGGGGGACATCATTATCACAATTGACGGCGATCTCGAGAATGACCCCAACGACATCCCTAAGATGCTCCGAATGATTGAAAGCGGAGTTGATCTGGTTTCCGGCTGGCGCAAGAACCGTTGGCAAGGTCAACTGTTTACCCGCAGATTGCCTTCACTTTGCGCCAATAAGTTGATTTCCGCCATTAGCGGGGTCAAGCTCCACGACTATGGCTGCATGCTTAAAGTGTATCGGCGTGAAGTGATCAAAGATGTCTCGCTTTATGGTGAGATGCACCGTTTTATCCCGGCTTATGTTAAATATAATGGCGCCAATATCGCCGAAGTTGAGGTTAATTATCGGCCGAGGCGATTTGGGGTCAGTAAGTATGGTTTGGGAAGGGTTTCCAAAGTTATTTTGGATCTTCTATTTATCAGGTATATGATGAATTATATGAATAAGCCGATCAGATTTTTTGGCGGGATTGGCATGTTCTCTTTGCTTCTGGGGCTTGTTTCCGGTTTGGCGGCGATAATTTTAAAAATTATGGGCCTCAGAAATCTGGTTGCGACGCCTTTGCCAATCTTCTCGGCAATCTTTGTAATTGTGGGAATTCAGCTTTTGGTGATGGGTATTTTGGCGGAAATGATCATGAGAACTTACTACGAGTCTCAACACAAGACGCCGTACAAAGTTAAAAATCGAATCAATTTTTAAGTTGTCTCGGCCAAGTATGATTAAAAAAAAGATACTAATGATTGCGCCAACTCCGTTTTATTCCAATCGGGGCTGTCACATGAGAATTTTTGAAGAGGCCAGGTGGTTATCAAAGGATCATTATTTGGTCAAAATTGTCACTTACCAGGTTGGCGACAATCCGGAAGGTTTTGATGTTGAGCGGATTCCCGACTGGTTTTTTTGGAGTCGGGTCGGTCTTAAGGCTAACCAGCCGACTTGGCATAAAATTTATTTAGATTTTTTTCTTTTGCTTAAGACCTTTGTCGTGGCGATCAAATTTCGTCCGGCGGTCCTGCATTGTCACCTGCATGAAGGCGCGCTAATCGGCCTTCTCGTCGGTCCTTTATTGGGAGCCAAAGTGATTTTTGATAGCCAGGGCGGTTTGACTGACGAATTGTCGAGATTCAAGATGATTGAAAAAGGTTCCCTCCTTTATGGCATTTTTCTATTGATCGAAAAAGCGATTTACCGCCTCGTGCCAACTATCGTGGCGAGTAATGAGAGTAACTATGCGATGTTGCGTGATTTGTTCAAGGTTCCGGAGACCAAATTAAGACTGGTGCCTGACGCCATTAGTTTCGATATCAAGACAGATCCAAAAGTGACCGAAACCTTAAGGAAGGAAATGAAAATCCCGTCTGATCGAAAAGTTATCGTCTATCTCGGCAGTTATACCGAAGTACAAAATGTTGAAGCGGTTTTGAAACTGGCGGAAGTTATGAAAAGTAAACGACAAGATATTTTTTGGGTCTTGCGAGGTAATGGCGATGTGGCCCATTATCAAAATTTGGTTCAAACGCTAAAATTGTCCGACCGGGTGTACTTAGGTGACGTGATTCCTTATTTGGATTCACAAAGCTACTTGGCTTTGGGTGACTTTGCTATTACTTTGAAACTCCGCACCACCGAAAGTAATGGCAAGTTACTAAGTTATGCTTTGGCCAGGTTGCCGATAATTGCTCTAGATCATCAGTCCAATCGATCTTTAATTGGCGATTCGGCCTGTTATCTGGGAGGGGACGGTGACTATGAGGCCTGGTCAAGTAAGTTATCAAAGTATCTGGATTTGCCGAAATCGACGCACGAGGAAACGGCTCGGCAATTAGAAAAAAAGATCAAGGCCTGTTATGCTTGGGAAAGCATTATTAAAAAATTAGAATCGATTTATGACGGAGACAATATCTAACTGTCCGCTTTGCAACAGTGTGAATTATCGGGAGGTTATTAGTTTGCCTGAAATCGGCGGTTCTGGACCGGAAGTTTTTACTTTCAGACGCTGTCTTAATTGTGGTGTGATGTTTCTGGCGGTGCGACCGCCGGCCTCTGAAATGGCGAGATATTACCGAGACGATTATGAGCCGTATCAAAACACTTACCATCCGATTGCCGAGGCTTTTGTCGGTTGGCGAACCAAAAAAGAGGGGAAGATGCTTCTAAAATATTGTCCGTCGGCCAAAGACTTGCTCGATGTTGGAGCCTCTTGGGGCAAATACATTAAGGCGATGCGCGACCGCCTCAATTTTAAGGTGGTTGGAGTTGAACCTAATTCGGCCATGTGTGCCGAGGGGAAGCGCCGGGGATTGGATCTGCGAGCAGGTGAACTGCTGGCTCAAAAATTTCCCGATCAGTCGTTTGATATTTTGGTGATGAATCACGTAATTGAACACCTTTCCAGCCCGAGAAAAGAAGTCAGAGAAATTTTTAGAATCTTGAGGCCGGGCGGTCTGGCGTTGCTAAGAACGCCAAATGAAGATACTCCCGAAAGGCATTTTTTTGGCCGAGCTTGGTTGGCTTATGAATTTCCACGCCATCTGATCTTGTTTAATCGCGAGACCCTGAGTCGACTTTTGGAAAAGGAGGGCTTTGAGGTGATAAAAGTCTGGTTTGAAAAAACACCCAACGATATTATTCTCTCGATAAAAAATTTCGGTCAACTCAAAAAGTGGCCACTAAAACTGACCAAGTTTTTTGACATCAATAATCTCTTTCTGCTTTGCCTGTTCCAGCCGATTGCACTTTTGTCTGGGCTATTTTCTAAAACCGGTCGCATGGTTATTTTGGCTAAAAAAAAGAGCCGATGAAACAAAAACTAAAACAAAATTTAATCTTTCTGGCAAAATTTGCTGCTAGTATTTTGTTGATCAATTTTCTACTGACCAAAATCGATTACCAGTCGGTTCTGGCGGTTCTTGGCGAACTTAAATGGGGTTACTTTGCAGTTGCGGTCCTGATTTCATTTGTGGCGCTCTTTATCAATGCCTACAAATGGCGGATTTTGCTTACGCCAATCATTAGCACCGTGTCGGTTATAAAATTATTCGAGCTCAACCTCATTGGACTATTTTACGGTAATTTCTTGCCGGGTGGACAATTGACCGGGGAAGTGGTTAAGACTTACCGGGTTTTGCCTTTGTTATCGGAAAAATACAAAATTGTCTTTTCGGTTTTCTTTGATCGAGTCACCGGTTTTATCGCACTCTCAATTCTTGGCGCGGTGGTATTTCTGGTTGCCGGTCCAAATTTAGCGCGACCCAACGCAATCGAATGGTCTTTTGCTATCTTGTTTTTGATCTCGGTAGTCTCAGTCCTGCTTTTTAACAAGAAATTTTTCAGCCTAATGGTTAAGGTCGGCTCGCTTTTGATTCCGGCTCAAGGTTGGCCTGACCGGATTTTCAAAAATTTGGTCAGTGGTTTTAATCTTTATCTTGGCGACTATAGGCTCATCG
This genomic interval carries:
- a CDS encoding glycosyltransferase family 2 protein translates to MISVIVPVYNEKDNVGPLVKELVSVVGKETKDFDIIIVDDGSADSTYNELKKLAETEKHLKVIKFSRNFGQTSAFAAGIEASKGDIIITIDGDLENDPNDIPKMLRMIESGVDLVSGWRKNRWQGQLFTRRLPSLCANKLISAISGVKLHDYGCMLKVYRREVIKDVSLYGEMHRFIPAYVKYNGANIAEVEVNYRPRRFGVSKYGLGRVSKVILDLLFIRYMMNYMNKPIRFFGGIGMFSLLLGLVSGLAAIILKIMGLRNLVATPLPIFSAIFVIVGIQLLVMGILAEMIMRTYYESQHKTPYKVKNRINF
- a CDS encoding glycosyltransferase; translation: MIKKKILMIAPTPFYSNRGCHMRIFEEARWLSKDHYLVKIVTYQVGDNPEGFDVERIPDWFFWSRVGLKANQPTWHKIYLDFFLLLKTFVVAIKFRPAVLHCHLHEGALIGLLVGPLLGAKVIFDSQGGLTDELSRFKMIEKGSLLYGIFLLIEKAIYRLVPTIVASNESNYAMLRDLFKVPETKLRLVPDAISFDIKTDPKVTETLRKEMKIPSDRKVIVYLGSYTEVQNVEAVLKLAEVMKSKRQDIFWVLRGNGDVAHYQNLVQTLKLSDRVYLGDVIPYLDSQSYLALGDFAITLKLRTTESNGKLLSYALARLPIIALDHQSNRSLIGDSACYLGGDGDYEAWSSKLSKYLDLPKSTHEETARQLEKKIKACYAWESIIKKLESIYDGDNI
- a CDS encoding class I SAM-dependent methyltransferase; translated protein: MTETISNCPLCNSVNYREVISLPEIGGSGPEVFTFRRCLNCGVMFLAVRPPASEMARYYRDDYEPYQNTYHPIAEAFVGWRTKKEGKMLLKYCPSAKDLLDVGASWGKYIKAMRDRLNFKVVGVEPNSAMCAEGKRRGLDLRAGELLAQKFPDQSFDILVMNHVIEHLSSPRKEVREIFRILRPGGLALLRTPNEDTPERHFFGRAWLAYEFPRHLILFNRETLSRLLEKEGFEVIKVWFEKTPNDIILSIKNFGQLKKWPLKLTKFFDINNLFLLCLFQPIALLSGLFSKTGRMVILAKKKSR
- a CDS encoding lysylphosphatidylglycerol synthase transmembrane domain-containing protein; this encodes MKQKLKQNLIFLAKFAASILLINFLLTKIDYQSVLAVLGELKWGYFAVAVLISFVALFINAYKWRILLTPIISTVSVIKLFELNLIGLFYGNFLPGGQLTGEVVKTYRVLPLLSEKYKIVFSVFFDRVTGFIALSILGAVVFLVAGPNLARPNAIEWSFAILFLISVVSVLLFNKKFFSLMVKVGSLLIPAQGWPDRIFKNLVSGFNLYLGDYRLIGKSIMVGVVFQFVNFLSLYFVSLALNLPIGLTNIIWVYALVSVILFIPISIMGLGQREISFVYLLGLIGVSETHAVSLSLGVFVSILAGALVGGLLELAYFLRNRQRGSQDKSVV